From the Zonotrichia albicollis isolate bZonAlb1 chromosome Z, bZonAlb1.hap1, whole genome shotgun sequence genome, one window contains:
- the ARRDC3 gene encoding arrestin domain-containing protein 3: MVLGKVKSLTISFDCLNDSNVPVYSSGDTVSGRVSLEVTGEIRVKSLKIHARGHAKVRWTESRNAGSNTAYTQNYTEEVEYFNHKDILIGHERDDDNSEEGLHTIHSGRHEYAFSFELPQTPLATSFEGRHGSVRYWVKAELHRPWFLPVKLKKEFTVFEHIDINTPSLLSPQAGTKEKTLCCWFCTSGPISLSAKIERKGYTPGESIQIFAEIENCSSRVVVPKAAIYQTQAFYAKGKMKEVKQLVASLRGESLSSGKTETWNGKQLKIPPVSPSILDCSIIRVEYSLMVYVDIPGAMDLFLNLPLVIGTIPLHPFGSRTSSVSSQCSMNMNWLGLTLPERPEAPPSYAEVVTEEQRQSSLAPLGVCDDFERALPGPLFAYIQEFRFLPPPLYSEIDPNPDQPTDDRPSCPSR, encoded by the exons ATGGTGCTGGGGAAGGTGAAGAGTCTGACGATAAGCTTTGACTGTCTGAATGACAGCAATGTCCCTGTGTACTCTAGCGGGGATACAGTCTCAGGAAGGGTCAGTCTAGAAGTAACTGGGGAAATTAGAGTGAAATCCCTTAAAATCCATGCAAGGGGGCACGCTAAAGTACGTTGGACTGAATCGAGGAATGCTGGATCCAACACTGCCTATACACAGAACTACACCGAAGAAGTGGAATATTTCAACCATAAGGACATCCTGATCGGCCACGAGAGAG atGATGACAATTCAGAGGAAGGCCTTCACACCATCCATTCAGGAAGGCATGAATATGCATTCAGCTTCGAGCTTCCACAGAC ACCACTTGCTACCTCATTCGAAGGCAGACATGGCAGTGTGCGCTATTGGGTGAAAGCCGAATTGCATAGGCCTTGGTTTCTACCAGTAAAATTAAAGAAGGAATTTACAGTCTTTGAACATATAGATATCAACACTCCTTCATTACTG TCACCCCAAGCaggcacaaaagaaaaaactctCTGTTGTTGGTTTTGTACCTCAGGCCCAATATCCTTAAGTGCCAAAATTGAAAGGAAGGGCTACACCCCAG GTGAATCAATTCAGATCTTTGCTGAGATTGAAAACTGCTCTTCCCGTGTGGTGGTGCCAAAGGCAGCCATTTACCAAACACAGGCATTTTATGCCAAAGGGAAAATGAAGGAAGTCAAGCAGCTTGTTGCTAGCCTGCGTGGGGAATCCTTGTCATCTGGCAAAACAGAAACTTGGAATGGCAAACAGTTGAAAATTCCACCTGTTTCTCCTTCAATTCTTGACTGTAGTATAATCCGTGTGGAGTATTCACTGATG GTATATGTGGATATTCCTGGTGCCATGGATTTATTCCTTAACTTACCACTGGTCATTGGCACCATTCCTCTACACCCCTTTGGTAGCAGAACATCAAGTGTAAGCAGCCAGTGTAGCATGAACATGAATTGGCTTGGTCTGACACTGCCTGAAAGACCAGAAG CCCCTCCCAGCTATGCAGAAGTGGTGACGGAGGAGCAGCGGCAGTCCAGCCTTGCACCCTTGGGTGTTTGTGATGACTTTGAGAGAGCGCTTCCAGGACCACTGTTTGCATACATCCAGGAGTTCCGTTTTCTGCCTCCACCCCTCTATTCAGAA ATTGATCCAAACCCAGATCAACCCACAGACGACAGACCATCTTGCCCTTCTCGTTGA